One genomic window of Fusarium fujikuroi IMI 58289 draft genome, chromosome FFUJ_chr01 includes the following:
- a CDS encoding related to small s protein: MLDPVTAIGLASSIVAFVDFSAKLVKGSIEIYQASDGTLTENRNSQAVAGAMERFAARLVIEQPSQLFGEEKELVDLAKNCHVVCLELLNLLGRIKPKDLSSKRQSLWAALKNRFHEGERKELENRLDTYRRQLELHMNFKTMISVDKLSQYVAEHSESLNPLKATVSELSAISIDTHESIRQLLNTQKAVLHASITKQILKSLKHDDMDKRHDMIEDAHEKTFQWIFDIDDGAARNDQAGSFSPAPDGWDSVDTLGSNDSDASRTNEEIQMRQESREKFLTWLSAGTGIFHISGKMGCGKSTLMKFLSHHPGTRTRLDEWASGNQLVLASFFFWRPGSDDQKSLDGLYRSLLHSVLKHHHDLIPRIFPRAWREAKERSWTTQTELTLLGDDISEAFDLLVRSENVCADYSFCFFVDGLDEYQIRTQADHMDLVERLHSWTTAFPSNVKLCVSSREEHPFMESFAEAQRLRLHTLTQYDIMAYILDRLPSSETPRLRPALAKYIIKKASGVFFWVALVVRNVRGQWYFELKPARLRKIVREFPSELDDLYRHILKKLHKSSRKMAYQTLAMLPFVNGSDTSINLDLLAYSFLEEYDLNERFAREDKFEPELSEEQKEERRQIARTMLSAWCGGLVEFDRWGDIGYAHRSVADFLGADDIQQQMATSLNGTHPVSILSELMLARWKIQGSDGDWRPGGSPYDLMVLREEHHLDHEPFEFLRSMDTIFEPELKRVDDSTLDSRIGVWTRGYTYNIASRQVKGVLGVPSVLGSKGDVHLSFAPLFFPYHETNDYVLWSIENDPRTTNTPSKAVLLFYASILTPTYPVLEILLNLNIIRPEMRTHLMPFIPPLLLKETCISSAVGESHSIWQYFLVKEFYTWLDDERYDLNHRYVGIVERFLRIGADHRFRFSILVVQWPTAAGINPETEDTFTFGDPSEPETLSFRRKWQFSVNDRLETQKTPVNPAGFDSTFSKLRTWLCEANGPRREISFTGWIRAMSDFPGRDDVLQLLEERDHNLQRVQNNQVITVQSPLEDQSVDTIKTAGKTERGTLCGEPTVLSEKRITFNWVYLTGIILGKLFRNRNQFASTSKS, translated from the exons ATGTTGGATCCGGTAACAGCCATCGGTCTTGCGTCATCTATTGTCGCCTTCGTTGACTTCAGTGCAAAGCTCGTAAAAGGGTCGATCGAGATCTATCAGGCTAGTGATGGCACCCTAACAGAGAACCGCAACAGTCAGGCGGTCGCGGGCGCAATGGAAAGATTCGCCGCTCGGCTCGTGATTGAGCAACCCTCACAGCTATTCggtgaagaaaaagaactcGTTGATCTCGCAAAAAACTGCCATGTTGTCTGCTTGGAGCTACTCAATTTGTTGGGGCGAATCAAGCCGAAGGACTTGTCTTCCAAAAGGCAGAGCCTATGGGCAGCATTGAAGAACAGATTTCACGAGGGCGAGCGGAAAGAGCTCGAAAACAGACTCGATACTTATCGCCGCCAGCTGGAGCTTCACATGAACTTCAAAACCATGATCTCCGTTGACAAGCTTTCTCAGTACGTTGCAGAGCATAGCGAGAGTCTAAATCCACTAAAGGCTACTGTATCGGAGCTATCAGCGATTAGCATCGATACCCATGAGTCAATCCGTCAGTTATTGAACACACAAAAAGCAGTGCTCCATGCTAGTATTACCAAACAAATTTTGAAAAGCCTAAAGCACGACGACATGGATAAAAGGCATGACATGATAGAAGACGCTCATGAGAAGACGTTTCAGTGGATTTTTGATATCGACGACGGAGCCGCTCGGAATGACCAGGCAGGGTCTTTTTCTCCTGCTCCGGACGGTTGGGATAGCGTTGACACACTTGGCTCTAATGATTCAGATGCTTCT AGGACAAATGAGGAAATACAGATGCGACAGGAATCACGAGAAAAGTTCCTTACGTGGCTTTCAGCTGGAACAGGAATCTTTCACATATCAGGGAAGATGGGCTGCGGCAAATCGACCCTGATGAAATTCTTAAGTCATCACCCGGGAACACGAACACGACTGGATGAGTGGGCGA GTGGAAATCAGCTTGTGTtagcaagcttcttcttttggcgACCAGGCTCAGACGATCAAAAATCACTGGACGGTTTATACCGTTCCCTGCTGCACAGTGTGCTCAAACACCATCATGACTTGATACCCAGAATTTTCCCTAGAGCATGGAGAGAAGCGAAAGAAAGATCTTGGACAACACAGACGGAACTAACCCTCTTAGGAGATGATATCAGTGAAGCGTTCGACCTTCTTGTTCGTAGCGAGAACGTATGCGCCGACTACAGTTTCTGCTTCTTTGTGGACGGCTTGGACGAATATCAAATCAGAACACAAGCCGACCATATGGACCTCGTCGAACGGCTGCATAGCTGGACTACCGCCTTCCCTTCGAATGTTAAGCTTTGTGTTTCAAGCCGAGAGGAGCATCCTTTCATGGAATCGTTTGCAGAAGCCCAGAGACTACGGCTTCACACTTTAACACAATACGATATCATGGCATATATTCTGGACAGGCTTCCCAGTTCTGAAACCCCAAGGCTCAGGCCGGCGTTGGCGAAGTACATTATCAAAAAGGCTAGCGGCGTCTTCTTTTGGGTAGCACTCGTCGTCAGAAACGTTCGTGGTCAGTGGTACTTCGAGCTCAAGCCTGCTAGGCTCCGCAAAATTGTCCGTGAATTTCCGAGCGAATTGGACGACCTTTACCGACATATACTAAAGAAACTCCACAAAAGCAGTCGCAAAATGGCATATCAGACACTCGCTATGCTCCCCTTTGTGAATGGTTCGGATACTTCCATTAATCTGGACTTACTGGCGTACTCTTTCCTAGAGGAATACGACCTAAACGAAAGGTTTGCCAGGGAAGATAAATTCGAACCAGAACTATCAGAAGAACAAAAGGAGGAAAGGCGGCAGATCGCCCGGACTATGCTGAGCGCTTGGTGTGGGGGGCTAGTTGAATTCGATCGCTGGGGGGATATTGGTTACGCTCATCGGTCTGTGGCAGACTTCCTCGGAGCTGATGACATCCAACAGCAAATGGCCACCTCTTTGAATGGTACCCACCCTGTCAGTATTCTTTCAGAGCTTATGCTGGCAAGATGGAAAATTCAAGGCAGTGACGGTGATTGGCGACCGGGGGGGTCCCCATATGATCTTATGGTGTTACGTGAAGAGCATCATCTCGATCACGAACCATTCGAATTTCTACGCAGTATGGATACCATCTTTGAGCCGGAGCTTAAACGTGTTGATGACTCGACCCTCGATAGCCGCATTGGAGTCTGGACACGCGGATATACTTATAACATCGCATCGAGACAGGTCAAGGGTGTACTGGGCGTGCCGAGTGTTCTTGGATCCAAAGGCGACGTTCACCTGTCCTTCGCACCCCTCTTTTTCCCATACCATGAGACAAATGACTACGTCTTATGGAGCATTGAGAACGACCCTAGAACGACAAATACTCCATCAAAGGCTGTGCTACTGTTCTATGCTTCTATCCTCACGCCCACTTATCCAGTTTTAGAAATTCTCCTgaacctcaacatcatcagacCTGAAATGCGAACTCATCTGATGCCGTTTATTCCCCCACTCCTGTTGAAAGAAACATGCATTTCTAGCGCAGTCGGTGAGAGCCATTCGATTTGGCAATACTTCCTCGTTAAAGAGTTTTATACCTGGCTAGACGATGAGAGATACGATTTAAATCATCGTTATGTTGGTATAGTGGAGCGCTTCCTTCGAATCGGTGCTGACCACCGCTTTCGATTTTCAATCCTGGTCGTTCAGTGGCCAACTGCGGCAGGTATAAACCCCGAAACGGAAGATACCTTTACTTTTGGCGACCCCAGTGAGCCAGAGACCCTGTCTTTCAGGCGTAAATGGCAATTCAGCGTCAATGATAGGTTGGAAACTCAGAAGACTCCTGTTAACCCTGCTGGTTTTGACAGCACTTTTTCCAAGTTACGAACCTGGCTATGCGAGGCGAATGGGCCTCGTCGCGAGATATCGTTCACAGGGTGGATCAGAGCGATGAGTGATTTCCCAGGCAGAGATGATGTGCTTCAACTCCTGGAGGAGAGGGATCACAACTTGCAGCGTGTTCAAAACAATCAAGTCATCACGGTACAAAGTCCGTTGGAGGACCAGAGCGTCGACACAATTAAAACGGCAGGCAAAACAGAACGTGGTACACTTTGTGGAGAGCCAACAGTGCTCTCAGAGAAAAGGATAACCTTTAATTGGGTATACTTGACCGGTATTATCCTAGGTAAGTTATTTAGAAATAGAAACCAGTTTGCTTCTACGTCAAAGAGCTAA
- a CDS encoding related to hexose transporter protein, translated as MSKQIAEETHLPDADANDFQGLVLADVIPRDRKPWYSDWTLWKLNLLLLSGLLTQTATGFDASMLNGAQSLPQWQEYFGQPKGTRLGAMTFGPNGGVLISILISSQLCDWLGRRKPIFIGSITIIVGAIVQTCSYNYGMFVASRFIIGFGLGIVSTAAPPLLSEVTYPTHRGKMTSFMMVSWPLGAIIAAWVTYGSFQMQSSWAWRLPSLLQGAFSVVQASLVLFAPESPRWLIYKGRYQEAKDILVKWHGYGDPNSRLARFEMAEITATLEIEKVQKKSRWAEWISTRGNWHRFFLALYIPAMLQWSGNALTSYYLAKVLNSINITDHKTQLLLNAGLQIWGFLSAVVFATMIDKFGRRRLFLVGMSGMGVSYIIWTICSARNQQENFEHMGYAGAVLAMIFVFSFWYHACSPIGATYIMEVTPYSLRAKASMLYQLTGNLAGVYNAFANPVAMEAIAWKYYIVWCVAIAVHLTLIFFFFPETKGYSLEEVAEIFDGPDAPVGANAIGQKKMDDMAMHKE; from the coding sequence atgTCGAAGCAAATTGCCGAAGAAACTCACCTCCCCGACGCCGACGCCAATGACTTCCAGGGTCTCGTCCTCGCCGATGTCATTCCCCGCGATCGCAAGCCATGGTACTCCGACTGGACATTATGGAAactcaacctcctcctcctcagcggTCTCTTGACTCAAACCGCTACCGGGTTTGACGCGAGTATGCTCAATGGAGCGCAGTCGCTGCCTCAATGGCAGGAATATTTCGGCCAACCCAAGGGGACGCGTCTCGGCGCTATGACGTTTGGACCCAACGGTGGTGTTCTCATTTCCATCCTCATTTCATCCCAACTCTGTGATTGGCTTGGACGAAGAAAACCTATCTTTATCGGATCGATTACTATAATTGTTGGCGCGATTGTCCAGACCTGCTCGTATAATTATGGCATGTTCGTTGCTTCGCGCTTCATCATCGGTTTCGGTCTCGGTATTGTTTCCACTGCGGcgcctcctctcctctccgaAGTTACATACCCGACACATCGCGGAAAGATGACATCTTTCATGATGGTCTCGTGGCCACTGGGTGCAATCATTGCGGCTTGGGTCACGTACGGAAGCTTCCAGATGCAGAGCTCTTGGGCATGGCGTCTTCCCAGTCTTCTTCAGGGTGCTTTCTCTGTTGTTCAGGCTTCGTTGGTCCTGTTTGCACCTGAATCTCCTCGATGGCTCATCTACAAGGGTCGCTATCAGGAAGCTAAGGATATTCTTGTTAAGTGGCACGGTTACGGAGATCCCAACTCTCGATTGGCCCGCTTTGAGATGGCTGAGATCACAGCGACactcgagatcgagaaggttCAGAAGAAGTCGCGCTGGGCCGAGTGGATCTCTACTCGCGGCAACTGGCATCGATTCTTCCTTGCTCTGTACATCCCCGCCATGCTGCAGTGGTCTGGTAACGCTCTCACCTCTTACTATCTCGCCAAGGTCCTCAACTCGATCAACATCACCGACCACAAGAcccaacttcttctcaatgcTGGTCTCCAAATTTGGGGTTTCCTGTCAGCCGTCGTTTTCGCCACCATGATTGACAAATTTGGTCGACGCAGACTCTTCCTCGTTGGCATGTCGGGTATGGGTGTATCATACATCATCTGGACAATTTGCTCTGCTCGCAACCAGCAGGAAAACTTTGAACACATGGGCTATGCTGGTGCAGTTCTGGCCATGATCtttgttttctctttctggTATCACGCCTGTTCTCCCATCGGAGCCACTTATATCATGGAGGTCACACCATACTCGCTCCGTGCAAAGGCATCTATGCTGTATCAGCTCACTGGCAACTTGGCGGGTGTTTACAACGCTTTTGCTAACCCTGTTGCTATGGAAGCTATTGCTTGGAAGTACTATATTGTTTGGTGTGTCGCGATTGCTGTCCACTTgactttgatcttcttcttcttcccagaGACGAAGGGTTATTCTCTTGAGGAGGTGGCAGAGATCTTTGATGGACCTGATGCTCCTGTCGGTGCTAATGCAATtggacagaagaagatggatgacATGGCTATGCACAAGGAATGA
- a CDS encoding related to deoxyribose-phosphate aldolase translates to MSSNTNQITVTLRQIAKMIDHSLLHPTMTDADILQGLAIAKKYGVATACVKPYAISMAKQELQGSDVLICPVIGFPHGNSSTSVKLFEADVATTVGGNEIDMVINIGKALGSDWNYVADEIRQVNNVVVKRGAILKIIFENDYLDEEQIQSDGTYNYKGATIPHLKLMVEESGKNVQVKAAGGVRTLDDLLHVMSLGVTRIGATATVAIMEEAVKRGITDEPTEVTFNPMADSSIGGY, encoded by the exons ATGAgttccaacaccaaccaaaTCACAGTCACCCTGCGACAAATCGCCAAGATGATCGATCACTCTCTTCTGCACCCCACAATGACAGATGCCGACATTCTTCAAGGCCTTGCTATCGCCAAAAAGTACGGCGTCGCTACAGCCTGCGTCAAACCATATGCAATCTCCATGGCTAAGCAGGAACTTCAGGGCAGTGATGTCTTGATCTGTCCCGTTATTGGCTTCCCTCATGGAAACAGCAGCACTTCAGTCAAGCTCTTCGAAGCTGATGTCGCTACCACTGTCGGGGGTAATGAGATCGACATGGTCATCAATATCGGCAAAGCACTCGGCAGTGACTGGAACTACGTCGCTGATGAAATCCGTCAAGTCAACAATGTCGTTGTAAAGCGCGGTGCTATTCTCAAAATCATCTTTGAAAATGACTACCTGGATGAGGAGCAAATT CAGTCGGATGGCACGTACAATTACAAGGGTGCTACCATTCCTCATCTCAAGCTCATGGTAGAGGAATCTGGCAAGAATGTCCAAGTCAAGGCGGCTGGAGGAGTTCGCACCCTTGACGATTTGTTGCACGTCATGTCGCTAGGTGTTACACGTATTGGTGCTACAGCCACAGTTGCGATTATGGAGGAAGCGGTTAAGAGGGGGATCACGGACGAGCCTACCGAGGTTACGTTCAATCCCATGGCTGATAGCTCAATCGGAGGATACTGA
- a CDS encoding probable NADPH2 dehydrogenase chain OYE2, with the protein MTESRLFQPMKIGNIRVQHRIGMAPLTRLRASIDRVPNALMKEYYGQRASIPGTLIITEGTLVSPAAGGGFARTPGIWNKEQVNAWKDITDEVHRKGSFIFVQLFAMGRAATIEVAKDERIDIIGPSANPIEGSPAQPRAMTLDEILEMIQAFVTASENAIKAGFDGVEIHGANGYLLDQFLQDVSNQRNDKYGGSIENRSRLITEILERVVQAIGPEHVGIRLSPWSTFQSMRMKDPIPQFTDIINKASRLNLAYLHLIESRISGSQDYQDHGSEKLDFAYDIWKGTFLIAGGYKLKEAERLVDEEHPDKEIMVMFGRNFLANPDLVYRFKEGLELNPYERKTFYSSDVEGYVDYPFAVRKDAAVSK; encoded by the coding sequence ATGACAGAGTCACGCCTTTTCCAGCCCATGAAGATCGGCAACATCAGAGTCCAACATCGCATTGGCATGGCCCCTCTTACACGTCTTAGAGCAAGCATTGACCGTGTACCCAACGCCCTTATGAAGGAGTACTACGGCCAGCGCGCTTCCATACCTGGCACTCTCATCATAACCGAGGGTACTCTTGTCTCTCCTGCTGCAGGTGGAGGTTTCGCCAGAACACCTGGAATCTGGAACAAAGAGCAAGTCAACGCCTGGAAAGACATCACGGATGAGGTGCACCGGAAGGGCAGTTTCATCTTTGTACAACTGTTTGCAATGGGTCGTGCTGCAACTATCGAAGTTGCGAAAGACGAAAGAATCGACATTATCGGACCGAGTGCAAACCCGATTGAAGGCAGTCCCGCGCAACCTCGAGCGATGACCTTGGATGAGATTCTTGAAATGATTCAGGCATTCGTCACTGCATCGGAGAATGCTATCAAAGCCGGcttcgatggtgttgagatccATGGTGCCAATGGCTACTTGCTCGACCAATTCCTCCAAGACGTCAGCAACCAGCGCAACGACAAGTACGGCGGCAGCATTGAAAACAGGTCTCGCCTTATCACTGAGATCCTTGAACGCGTTGTACAAGCCATAGGCCCAGAGCACGTTGGTATTCGTCTCAGTCCATGGAGTACCTTCCAGAGCATGCGCATGAAAGACCCAATCCCTCAGTTCACGGACATAATCAACAAGGCCAGCCGTCTGAACTTGGCCTATCTTCACTTGATCGAGTCGCGCATATCGGGTAGCCAAGACTATCAAGATCATGGTAGCGAAAAGCTCGACTTTGCGTATGATATCTGGAAGGGGACGTTTTTAATTGCCGGTGGGTATAAACTCAAAGAAGCGGAAAGGCTCGTTGACGAAGAGCATCCTGACAAAGAGATCATGGTCATGTTTGGAAGGAACTTCCTGGCGAACCCGGACTTGGTGTATAGATTCAAGGAGGGCTTGGAACTTAACCCCTATGAGAGGAAGACGTTCTACAGCAGCGATGTCGAGGGTTATGTCGATTACCCGTTTGCCGTTAGAAAGGACGCCGCGGTTTCGAAGTGA
- a CDS encoding related to beta transducin-like protein: MRLLHTKSQKLFEASDVPVPFPPYAILSHTWISPKDEITYQDMKTRTEDIKKNVYKQKGWSKLKDYCDRACKDGWEWAWMDTCCIDKTNPADTQEAIHAMFRWYQNAGVCYAYLSDVGFVSPSEATDLDSSMNNLRTAVRNEFIGAKWFTRGWTLQELLAPHYLIFVDRQWHHMGTRESWALEIEKASKIEARHLNAFNPTDFVSCSTAMRFSWASGRETTVEEDESYSLLSLFGISLPLIYGEGGRQAFNRLQRQLIHVYHDDSVFAWKSSQPDPKPGIGILARSVKDFWNASKVTAGQYGNAYSMTNRGLEITSKYWRQRSNPKGVIVRLNCKIGTASDAENKESGIYLTHDSVANVYHRERIHELCDISQLNLSDWYEEKCREALFIRADNHLEPAALSAMFVVEFPEQIQIVKTHATTFEHSFTTRGIQPFRNLTNGSLANGIRTKELSIEPKSVVFLSIELEEEGTKLQFDVIINLTESCFPYAGILGRSVLPWERLGDPMDDATSNAMYNALASHIHRTHPSDSTYPLTSTTRMGSRLISTNILPKPPRKNAHNRGRNIASREYMLRIPVSQYENTTERGTRLRPLNGNANAAKRQRVSY; encoded by the coding sequence ATGAGGTTGCTGCATACCAAATCTCAAAAGCTCTTCGAAGCCAGCGATGTCCCTGTTCCATTTCCACCATATGCTATTCTGTCTCATACCTGGATATCACCTAAAGATGAAATTACGTACCAAGATATGAAAACAAGAACCGAGGACATCAAGAAAAACGTGTACAAACAAAAGGGTTGGTcaaaattaaaagattattGCGACCGCGCTTGCAAAGATGGTTGGGAATGGGCTTGGATGGATACCTGCTGCATCGACAAGACTAATCCAGCTGATACTCAAGAAGCTATCCATGCCATGTTCCGATGGTACCAAAATGCCGGTGTTTGTTATGCTTATCTGAGTGACGTGGGCTTTGTCTCTCCTTCTGAGGCTACGGATCTTGATTCCAGCATGAACAATCTTCGAACAGCCGTTAGGAATGAATTCATCGGCGCTAAATGGTTCACCAGAGGCTGGACGCTCCAAGAGCTTCTCGCTCCGCACTATCTCATTTTTGTCGACCGCCAGTGGCACCATATGGGTACTCGAGAAAGCTGGGCTCTTGAGATCGAGAAAGCTAGTAAGATAGAAGCACGTCACCTGAATGCCTTCAACCCGACAGACTTTGTGTCTTGCTCGACAGCGATGAGATTCTCGTGGGCTTCGGGCAGGGAAACGacggttgaagaagatgagtcATACTCTTTGTTGAGTCTCTTTGGCATCAGTCTCCCTCTTATCTATGGTGAAGGGGGAAGACAGGCTTTCAACAGACTGCAGCGTCAGCTTATTCATGTCTATCACGACGACTCGGTGTTTGCCTGGAAAAGCTCCCAGCCAGATCCCAAGCCAGGGATCGGGATACTTGCCCGCTCAGTAAAGGACTTTTGGAATGCTTCGAAAGTTACAGCAGGACAATACGGCAATGCGTACTCCATGACGAACAGAGGCCTCGAAATCACTTCCAAGTACTGGAGGCAGCGAAGCAATCCCAAGGGCGTAATCGTACGTCTCAATTGTAAAATTGGGACCGCCTCCGACGCCGAGAACAAAGAGAGCGGGATATATCTCACCCACGACTCTGTGGCCAACGTCTACCATCGGGAACGCATTCATGAGCTCTGCGATATAAGCCAACTTAATCTCAGTGATTGGTATGAAGAAAAATGTCGCGAGGCTCTCTTCATACGCGCCGATAACCATTTAGAGCCGGCCGCGCTTTCAGCCATGTTCGTGGTAGAATTTCCCGAGCAAATCCAAATCGTCAAAACACATGCCACAACCTTTGAACATTCTTTCACAACCCGCGGCATACAGCCCTTCAGGAATCTCACGAATGGGTCGTTGGCAAATGGAATTAGAACGAAAGAGCTGTCTATTGAGCCGAAAAGTGTAGTCTTCCTTAGCATCgagctcgaagaagagggtACCAAATTACAATTTGATGTAATTATCAACCTCACAGAAAGTTGCTTCCCTTATGCAGGGATTCTGGGAAGGAGTGTACTGCCATGGGAAAGGCTGGGAGATCCAATGGATGACGCTACAAGCAACGCCATGTACAATGCATTGGCAAGTCATATCCATCGAACTCACCCGTCGGACTCAACATACCCGTTGACCAGCACGACTAGAATGGGTAGCCGGTTGATATCTACGAATATCCTTCCCAAGCCTCCGCGAAAGAATGCACACAATCGAGGACGCAACATTGCATCGAGAGAATACATGCTGAGAATCCCAGTTTCTCAGTATGAGAACACTACTGAACGAGGTACAAGACTAAGGCCTCTAAATGGGAACGCGAACGCTGCAAAAAGACAAAGGGTATCGTATTGA
- a CDS encoding related to nucleoside-diphosphate-sugar epimerase, translated as MSPTGTTGFIGGDAFYALHKAHPDWKYTILVRSEDKGKDVQKQYPDVKLAIGSLDDSKVIEKAASEADIVVHTADSSDHQGAAKAIAAGLRSTHSSSNPGYWIHISGTGILCWYDMDNKRYGEGPLPEQAYNDLEGVDKVTSLPDTAFHRDVDKIVLDEAAKDPSAVKVAIVCPPTIYGTGRGPSNQRSRQIPGLTETTLEKGFGPIIGAGETEWDNVHVHDLSNLIVLLSERAASNEKHSDEQEIWGPKGYFFAENGKHKWSQISALIAKEAKKQGVIESDETKVLDVDEAQKKLGFQALSWGLNSRGEAKRARKYLGWKPEGESLEEWIPESVQIEAKRLNKA; from the exons ATGTCACC TACTGGCACCACCGGTTTCATTGGAGGTGATGCATTCTACGCATTGCATAAAGCGCATCCTGATTGGAAGTATACCATCCTTGTCCGTAGCGAGGATAAGGGAAAGGATGTGCAGAAGCAATACCCTGATGTAAAGCTGGCGATTGGATCCTTGGATGACTCCAAGGTCATTGAGAAGGCGGCTTCTGAGGCCGACATAGTTGTTC ATACCGCTGATAGTTCTGACCACCAAGGAGCTGCCAAAGCTATCGCTGCCGGTCTGCGATCTACCCACTCGAGCTCAAACCCCGGATACTGGATTCACATCAGCGGTACAGGCATTCTCTGCTGGTATGACATGGACAACAAGCGCTACGGAGAAGGTCCTCTTCCCGAACAAGCCTACAATGATCTCGAAGGAGTCGACAAGGTCACTTCTCTGCCTGACACCGCCTTCCACCGCGACGTCGACAAGATTGTTCTCGACGAAGCTGCCAAGGATCCCAGCGCAGTAAAGGTTGCTATTGTCTGCCCTCCTACCATCTACGGAACCGGCCGAGGACCCTCCAACCAGCGAAGCCGTCAAATCCCAGGCTTGACCGAGACGACTCTCGAGAAAGGCTTTGGCCCCATCATCGGCGCTGGCGAGACAGAGTGGGACAATGTACATGTCCATGATCTCTCCAACCTCATCGTTCTTCTCTCTGAGCGCGCTGCTTCGAACGAGAAACATTCTGACGAGCAGGAAATCTGGGGTCCAAAGGGTTATTTCTTCGCTGAGAACGGAAAGCATAAATGGAGCCAGATCTCTGCTCTCATTGCCAAGGAGGCTAAGAAGCAGGGCGTTATTGAAAGTGATGAGACCAAGGttctcgatgttgatgaggcacAGAAGAAGTTGGGATTCCAGGCTCTTTCGTGGGGGTTGAACAGTCGTGGTGAGGCTAAGAGGGCGAGGAAGTATCTTGGTTGGAAGCCGGAGGGTGAGAGTTTGGAAGAGTGGATTCCTGAGTCGGTGCAGATTGAAGCGAAGCGATTGAACAAGGCTTAA